The stretch of DNA CTGTTTTGCAGCGCTGTTTTTTGCCCACAGCATCGTTGGCTGAACAAACAAAAAACTCCATAAAAACAATGCCAAAATTCGCCTCATTAAGGCCCCCTCACATTTAATTTGAGCTCGATTCTATCGTGCGCCATGTCAATGTCCAAACGTAAGCCGTATAATTGCGCCTTAGAAAAACACAGCCCAAGTAAACTCATGCCATTGCTTATCGTAGAAAACGCCCACCTCGCCTTTGGTCACTGGCCATTATTGGATGGTGCCAGTCTGGTGCTCGAACCCGGCGAACGTGTCGGTTTAATTGGGCGCAATGGTGCGGGCAAATCATCATTACTCAAGACCATTGCCGGTGTGAATAAGTTGGATGACGGCGCGATTCGCCTGATTAACAACGCCAAAATGGCGTTTGTTCCGCAAGAACCAGTGTTTGATTCTAGTCACACTGTGTATGAAGCAGTCGCAGAAGGTTTGGGCAATGTCCGCCAATTATTGGTCGATTATCATGCTGCCATTCATGATCTGGATGATTCAGAAGTGGGCATGCAGCGTCTTTCTGAATTGCAGCATGAATTAGAAAACCAAGACGGCTGGCGGCTCGATTCTCTGATCGCCAATACAATGTCGATTCTAAACTTGCCTCCCGACACCTTGGTTAGTTCACTCTCTGGCGGCTGGAAAAAACGCGTGGCCTTGGCTCGTGCCTTGGTCACCGAACCAGATATCTTATTGCTTGACGAGCCAACCAATCACCTCGATGTACAAGCCATTGAATGGTTGGAAACTTTGCTGAAAAGCTTTGCTGGCAGTGTGTTATTTATTACCCACGATCGTAGCTTTCTCGACAATGTCAGCACCCGCATTATCGAACTCGATCGCGGCAATATCGTTAGCTTCCCTGGTAATTTCTCGGTCTATGAAGTCAAAAAAGCCGAGCTGCTGGCGGTCGAGGAAACGGCCAATCGCCAATTTGATAAAGTCCTCGCTCAAGAGGAAGTATGGATTCGTCAGGGCATTAAAGCGCGCCGCACGCGCAATGAAGGCCGCGTACGCCGCCTTGAAGCATTGCGCCGCGAACGTGCGGCACGCCGCGAGCGCGTAGGTAATGTCTCGTTCCAGCTCGATGCGGGCGAGCGTAGCGGCAAGCTGGTGGCCGAGCTGGAAAACGTCAGCAAGTCGTATACTAATCCGGATGGCAGTGAAAAGGTACTAATCAAAAACTTCACAACCCGCCTGTTACGTGGCGACAAGATCGGCTTGATCGGCCCCAATGGCGCGGGCAAAACCACGCTACTGAAAATGATCTTGGGTGATTTGCAGCCTGATACCGGTAGTGTCAAGCAAGGTACCAACTTGCAAGTGGCTTACTTTGACCAATTCCGTGAGCAACTCGATGAAGAACAATCGGTTGCCGATACGGTTGGTCAAGGCAATGATTACGTCGAAATCGGCGGTCAGCGCAAACACATCATCGGCTATCTGGAAGAATTCCTCTTCCCTGCCGAACGCGCCCGCAGCCCGGTCAAATCACTATCGGGCGGTGAACGCAATCGTCTGCTCTTGGCCCGCCTATTTACCAAACCGGCCAATATTTTGGTGCTTGATGAGCCCACCAATGACTTGGACATCGACACGCTTGAATTACTTGAGGAGTTATTGTCCAGCTACACGGGCACCGTCTTTGTGGTAAGCCATGATCGTGCCTTTTTAGATAATGTCGTGACTCAAACGATTGTGTTTGAACCCAATGGCGTCTTACTCGAGAATGCGGGCGGTTATGCCGACTGGATTAGTGCGCGGGCTCGGATGCTGGCAAGCCAAGTTGAATCCAAAAAAGCACCAGAACCAACGCCGGCGGCCAAATCGGTAGAGAACAAGCCCAAAAACAGCCGCAATAAATTGAGTTTCAACGAAAATCGCGAGCTAGAACAAATCCCAGCTCAACTCGAAGCGCTAGAAGCAGAACAGGCGAAATTACAACAATCATTACTTGATCCAGCTATTTATCGTACCGACCCGCTCAAAGCACGCGAAATGCAGGCTAGAATCGAGGAAATTGAGTTGCTAACATTGGAAAAACTCGAGCGCTGGGAAGCCTTGGAGAATAAGAAAAATCTTTGACGCACGCCATTTAGCCTTTCACAAGACACCAAACAATAATATTACTCGTCAAACCCTGCGCGGACTGCGTACGGGTTTGTTGAGTTTTTATGGTGTTATGGTCTTGATAGTGCTGCTAACGCTGGCATGGATCACTGTGCGTGACTATCACCAAGCGATTAGCGAAGCACAGCGCAGCGATCAATCACTCGCTAGGGCCTTGGATGAAAATGCGACGCGGGCATTTGTATCGGTAGAACAAGCGATGCAAAACGTCGCTGAAGACCTTGATCGCCAAGGCGGGGTTGAGAAAGCCGACGAATACCTAATGCACTTGTTGCTCAAAGATAAAGTACGCTTAACACCGCAAATCCGCGGCATTATCACCATTGGCCCCACCGGCAACATTCACAGCCATGGTCTGGAATACCCCGCGCGAAAAATCAATTTAGCAGATCGTACCTATTTCCAGTACCACGGCCTATACAACACCACTAGTCCATTTATTAGCGAGCCGATTTTATCGCGCACTGATGGGAAGTGGCTTATTCCGCTCACCCGCCGCATTAACACCCCAAGCGGGGAATTCGGCGGAGTGCTGCTCTCAGGCATGGAGCCGACCTACTTCCTGAAATTTTACGAGTCGCTTAGCCTACCTAAAGGGGTGTCCATCCAGCTACTGCGCAGTGATGGCATTGTGCTGGTCAACTATCCATTCGATGAAAGCAAGCTGGCCACGAACGAGCGTACCAACAATTCTCTGGTATTTGAGCAACTTCGCCTTAAACGCCACAGCACGATTACCCAGCCCACCGCTCAGGGTGGTGAGCAATTATTAACCTTCATGGTTAACCAAAGCCAGCTACCGCTCATTATCACCATCAAACACGATCTTGATGTCGTTCTAGCCCCGTTCCATGAACAAACCTTAACTCGCATACTGGTCGCATTAGGCTTGATGGCCGTGGTCTCAGTTCTACTGTATATCCTGTTACGCCAAATTCGCCGGGTTGAGGATATTGAGGGACGACTGTTTCTCACCCAGCATACCGTTGATGAATCCCCCGATTTAACACTTTGGTGCGACCATAGTGGGCTGATTCGCTACTCGAATAAGAGTCTGGCCAGCCTATCTGGTCTTAGCCAACAAGAACTACTTAGCCAGCATTTTGTCGATTTGTTCACTGAAATGAACGATCATGATTGGCTGGAATACTGGCAAAAATTACAAGATCAAAAGCAGATCAGTATTGAAAGCCCATTACAGATCAGCAGTGGCGAAAAACTACCGATGGAGTTGACGCTATCACTGATCAAATACCAGCGTGAGGCCTATGTTTGCTGCACCGCACGTGATATCTCATTACGCCGGGTTGCGGAACAAGAATTACGCCAGCACCGCGATCAACTGCACGAGATGGTGCAAGAACGCACCGCAGAGATCCGCACCGTGCTCGATGCCAGCCCATTGGCCATTATGCTATCGATGAATGGTGTAGTGCGCTTGGTTAACCCTGCTTTTGAGCTTCTGTTTGGCTTTGCAGGTAGCGATATCATCGGCACCGAAACACACCACATCTTTCATTCGCCCGAGAAGTTTGACGACATCCGGCAAAAAATCTGGTCACGTATTGCCACCGGCGGCGTTTACCGTGGAGAAACCGAGCTATACCGCCGAGATCATACCCCGTTCTGGGCCATGATTTATGCCAAAGCTTTAGTCGCTGGCGACATGAGCAAAGGCATGATTGCGGTGATTGAAGACATTACTTCACAGCGGATTGCAGCTCAATCGCTACGCCAATCAGAGCGATTAAACCGCACCATTATTGATCAAACTGCCGACGGCTTCTTGCTGATTGATGCAGATCACCGGATTCGTGACGTTAATCACTCGTTCACCCGCCTGTTAGGCTTTAGCCGGGAAACCTTGATTGGCTTAAATCCGCGCTCGATCTGGGGAGATACTTGTACCCCGTTCTTCCCGCAAGACCTTATGGATCTTGCCCTGCAAGAACATACCACCATGGATATTGAGCTTGCCGATCAACATGGGCTTATCCGCCCCTTCCTGATCAATAGTGGCGTGGTACTGGACGAGCAGGAAAACATCGAATACGCCTATGCCTTCTTCACCGACATTGCGCAGTTAAAAGAAATTGAAAAACGCTTGGTCGATGCCAAAGATGCAGCCGAAAATGCCAATATGGCCAAATCATCATTCCTCGCCAATATGAGCCATGAACTGCGCACCCCGATGCACGCCATATTGTCGTTCTCGGAAATGGGCTTAGCCAAAACCAGCAAACTAGAACTCGCCGAAGCACAACATCTGAACCGCTATTACGAGCGCATCAATGCTTCGGGTAAACGTTTGCTCGTGCTGCTAAATGACCTCTTAGATATGTCACGGCTTGAAGCCAATAAGATGACCTATGACAAAGGGAAACACAGCCTGCAATTGATTATTCGGATGGCAATTGCCGAAATGGGCTCGCTATTGGCTGGCAAACAACTACAACTCGAGTTTAATGAAGGCCAAGAAGACATCAGCACGATCTTTGATAAAGCCCGGATCACGCAGGTAATCGTTAATCTGCTGTCCAACGCCATTAAATTTAGCCCTAACGGGGCCTCGATTGATATCCAGATCAACCAGGTCGATTTACTCGATAATGGCGCACCTGCAATTAGTATTGAAGTGCGCGATCATGGCCCCGGAATTCCCGAAAGCGAGCTTGAAACTATCTTTGATAAATTCATCCAAAGCAGTCGGGTACGCATGGGGGGCGGCACAGGATTGGGCTTAGCGATTAGCCGACAAATTATGCTTGATCACGGCGGGCAAATTAGCGCGCGCAATCATCCCGAAGGCGGGGCGGTATTTACAATTTTATTGCCTACTGCACCGGTTTAACTCTACCCGACCACAATTGAACGCCCTGCTACTGAGGCATGGGGAAAGCACCCTATTCTCAGGCTGGCAATTGGCGTAGAATTGCGCGTTTTTCCCCTATTCCATCAAGACCATGCCGGATATTCGCAGTGAAGTGGCGCGTCGCCGTACGTTTGCCATCATTTCCCACCCTGATGCGGGTAAAACCACGCTAACTGAAAAATTATTATATTTTTCGGGCACGATTCAGGCTGCCGGTACGGTGAAGGGTAAAAAAGGTGGCAAGTTCGCCACGTCCGACTGGATGGACATTGAAAAACAACGGGGCATTTCGGTCGCCTCATCAGTGATGCAGTTCGACTATCGCGATCACGTTGTCAATCTGCTCGACACACCCGGCCACCAAGACTTCTCGGAAGACACCTACCGAGTACTGACCGCCGTTGACTCAGCCTTGATGGTGATTGATGCCGCCAAAGGTGTGGAAGCCCAAACGATCAAATTGCTGAACGTCTGCCGCATGCGCCACACGCCGATTATTACCTTCATGAATAAGTACGACCGTGAAGTGCGTGATAACCTCGAATTGCTCGACGAAGTCGAAAGCGTACTGGAAATCCGCTGCGCGCCAATTACTTGGCCAATCGGGATGGGTAAGACTTTCCGTGGTGTTTACAGCATTTTGTCCGATGAAATTATCATCTTCACGCCGGGCCAAGGCCCGCTGGATGAAGTTGAAATCATCAAAGGCATCGACAATCCGCGTCTGGATGAACTATTCCCGCTCGAAATCGAAAACACGCGCATGGAGCTCGAACTCGTGCGTGGGGCTTCACACCCTTTCGATCTGGAAGAATTCCTTGCCGGCACGTTGACACCGGTGTTCTTTGGCTCGGCGATCAATAACTTCGGTATTCGCGAAATTTTGAATGCGCTGGTTGATTGGGCACCTCAGCCATCGGAAACGCACGCGATTCAGCGCGATGTAGAGCCGACCGAAGAAAAATTCTCGGCTTTCGTGTTCAAGATTCAAGCCAATATGGATCCGAAGCACCGCGACCGCATCGCCTTCTTGCGCGTTTGCTCGGGCGAATTCACGCGTGGCATGAAATTCAAGCATTTGCGCCTAAACCGTGAAATCGCCGCCAACTCGGTGGTCACGTTTATGGCACAGGGTCGCGAGCAGGTCGAAGAAGCCTACGCCGGCGACATTATCGGCTTGCCCAATCACGGCAATATTCAGATTGGTGACTCGTTTTCTGAAGGCGAATTGCTGTCGTTCACCGGGATTCCCTACTTCGCGCCGGAAATGTTCCGTATTGTGCGCATCAAAAATCCACTGAAGATCAAGCAATTGCAAAAAGGCTTGCAACAGCTCGGTGAAGAAGGCGCTGTACAGGTCTTCAAACCGCTGAACGGTGGCGATTTGATCTTGGGTGCGGTGGGTGTATTGCAGTTTGAAGTCGTCGCATCAAGGCTTTTGAACGAATACGGTGTAGAGGCCATGTTTGAATCGACACCGATTTACACCGCGCGCTGGGTGTCCTGCGAAGACACGAAAAAACTCGCTGATTTTGAGAAAAATCTGGTCAACAATCTGGGTCGCGATGCTGCAGATAGCTTGGCCTACTTGGCAACCAGCCGCGTCAATCTGGATCTGACGATGGAACGCTGGCCAGAATTGCAATTCCACGCCACACGCGAGCACGCCGTAAAACTTTAAGGCAAAAAAAATAAGGGGTATAGCTACCGAGAATAGATTAATTCTAATCTTGGTAGCTATACCCCTTTTTACATTTATTTGTAACGCTTAAATACCTTTCACAAACGGATAATCCACCTCAGGTGTACGCTGCGCCATCAAATCGGCAATCGCTTTGGCCGAGCCACAACATTCAGTCCACCCTAGCGTACCGTGTCCAGTATTGAGCCATAAGCTTGGATAACGCGTCTGACCAATATACGGCAGATTACCCGGCGTTGCAGGGCGCAAACCGGTCCAGAATTCAGCCTTGTCGTAATCCATCCCACGCGGGAAAATTTGACTAGTGCGCTGGATTAACGCTTTACAGCGAATCTCGTTCAAATCGAGGTTGTAGCCATTAAATTCCGCCGTGCCAGCCACTCGCAAGCGATCGCCCAAGCGCGAGAACACCAGTTTATAACCGTCATCGGTCAAACTCACGGTCGGCGCAAATTCAGGATCAGTCACCGGAATCGTAGCGGAGTAGCCCTTGGCCGGATAAATGTCCAGTGTGATGCCTAGTGATTGCAAATACAGTGGGCTGTAGCTACCCAAGCAGACCACAATCTGATCCGCTTGCAAGTGCTCAACGCCCTCTTCTTCACTGCGCACACGTACCGCTTTGACATCATCGCCTTCGCGAATCAGCGCTTCGATCGCGCAGTCGTAGCGAAATTGCACGCCCATCGCCGTACAGCGATCGGCCAATTCATTAGTAAACTGCCGAGCATCACCCGACTCATCGCTCGGAGTATAAGTGCCGCCCACAATCGGATAGCGCGATTGCGCCAGCGCAGGCTCAATCGCAAGGCACTCGGCCGCGGTTTTTACTTGTCGATCCAAGCCCACTTCACGCATTAGTGCAGCAGCAGGAATTGCGGCCTCATACTCGGCCGGATCAGTGTAGTAATGCAAAATCCCTTCGGTACGCTGGTCATACACCACACCGGTTTGTGCACGCACGGCCTGCAGGGTATCGCGGCTATACAACCCAAGCCGAACTAAATTTTGCAAATTCGATTTGGCTTTGGCCTTGGTGCATTGCTCTAAAAAGCGCAGCCCCCAGCGCCATTGATTCCAATCCAGTTTCAAACGAAACAGCAATGGCGCATCTTCTTCCCCTAGCCATTGCAAGGTTTTCCACGGCGCTTTCGGGTTGGCCCACGGCTCGGCGTGGCACACCGAAATCTGCCCCCCATTGGCATAACTGGTTTCACGCGCCGGTTCTTGAGCGCGTTCAATCACCGTCACATCGTGCCCCTCTTGGGCTAAGAACCATGCGGTTGTCACCCCAATCACCCCTGCTCCCAATACTATGACTTTCATTTGGCGCTCCCCTTGCTATTTGTCGCTATTATGCCGTGCAGATCTGCGGGATCGAAGCAGATTCTGGCGCGATGCTGCGACAGATCAAAGCTTAGTAAATCGCCGAGTTGAAGTTGCTTTACAACACCGCCCTATCAAAGCGCTATCGCATGTCTGAATACATGGTCGGAATAAAAAAACTCGATTAGACTGCCAACATTGTCAAATTTGTCAGCCGATACTTGAAAAACTCTGCATGAACCTGTCACTTCGCCCTGCGGTTATCTTGGCTATTTTGCTTGGCCTGCTGTTGCCAGCCACAATTAATGGCTATTTGAGCATTCGCACCGACCTCACTACGGCCGAAAAAAACATCCGCCTCGATCATGAACGGCTAGTGGAAATCCTGGTATTGGGGATGCAAGAGCCGCTGTGGAACTTGGCACCTGAATCTGGCAAACCGCTACTTGACTCGGTCATGAGTGATCCACGCGTCGTTCGGATTGTCGTGAATGATGCTTCGTTGGGGGTTTTTCTTAGCACCAATCAGCCCGAACGCCGCATTGGCAAGCTATCTTCCCTCTCGCATTTAGTGAGTAAGCAAGGCAATGTGATTGGTAATGTGACTCTGGAGCTGGATGATGGCATCGCCAAACAAGCCATTGAGCGTAAGCAACAGCAATATTTATTCGCCGTATTTGTGCAGGTGTGCTTTAGCCTCGGTTTGATTTTGTTCCTACTCAACTCGCGAGTATTACGCCCACTAGAGAAATTAACCCAACAATCCACGGAACTAGCCAACGATCAGCTAGATCGCCCTTTTATTTGGCACCGGGAAGATGAAATCGGCCAATTAGGTAGCGCGCTAGAACAAACGCGGCAAGCCCTGCGCGATATGATTGGTACGCTGGAGCAGAAAAATCTGCAGTTAGAAGCAGACCTGATGAGCCGCAAGCAGATTGAATCGGCCCTGCGTGTCAGCGAAGACCGTATGCGCCGTTTGGTCGAATCCACCCGCCTTATTCCATGGGATGCCCGCCCGGAAGAATGGCGCTTTACGTACGTGGGGCCACAAGCCGAACAATTACTCAACTATCCACTGTCAGTCTGGTATAGCGAGGGCTTTTTAAGTAGCTATCTGCATCCAGACGATCGGCACTATGCCTACCCTCTGTTTGCTGATGTACATGAACCAGGCCAAGTCTATGAATTTGAGTGTCGCCTGCTCGCAGCAAGCGGCAAAGAAGTCTGGGTGCAAATCATGGCAACGTGTGATCTAGACCCGAACGGACACCCTCATTTACAGGGCTTCTTGTTTGATATTAGCCAGCGAAAACACACCGAAATTCAGCTGGAAAACTACCGCCACCATCTGGAAGATGTCGTTGAGGATCGCAGCCGCGAGTTGGCTACGAGTACCCACGAATTAGAAATTTTGACTAATATTCTGGCGCAAGATTTACGCACCCCGCTGCGCACCATCGATGGCTTTAGTCAGGTACTCGTCGATGACTACCAAGATAATCTCGATAGCAACGCCCGCAATTACCTGCAGCGAATTCGCGGTAGTATCAACGGTATGGCCAGCCGAATTGATGATTTATTGATGCTACAGCAGTTTTCCCGCACTGAAATCAGGCCACAAAATATTGATATCAGTGCCATGGCACATGACATCATGGACGAAATTACCATGCTGCAGCCTGATCGCGCACGTGAGATTTTGATCGATGATCAGATGCAGGCCGATGCCGACCCGCGCCTCATCCGCATTGCTT from Chitinibacter fontanus encodes:
- a CDS encoding ATP-binding cassette domain-containing protein, encoding MPLLIVENAHLAFGHWPLLDGASLVLEPGERVGLIGRNGAGKSSLLKTIAGVNKLDDGAIRLINNAKMAFVPQEPVFDSSHTVYEAVAEGLGNVRQLLVDYHAAIHDLDDSEVGMQRLSELQHELENQDGWRLDSLIANTMSILNLPPDTLVSSLSGGWKKRVALARALVTEPDILLLDEPTNHLDVQAIEWLETLLKSFAGSVLFITHDRSFLDNVSTRIIELDRGNIVSFPGNFSVYEVKKAELLAVEETANRQFDKVLAQEEVWIRQGIKARRTRNEGRVRRLEALRRERAARRERVGNVSFQLDAGERSGKLVAELENVSKSYTNPDGSEKVLIKNFTTRLLRGDKIGLIGPNGAGKTTLLKMILGDLQPDTGSVKQGTNLQVAYFDQFREQLDEEQSVADTVGQGNDYVEIGGQRKHIIGYLEEFLFPAERARSPVKSLSGGERNRLLLARLFTKPANILVLDEPTNDLDIDTLELLEELLSSYTGTVFVVSHDRAFLDNVVTQTIVFEPNGVLLENAGGYADWISARARMLASQVESKKAPEPTPAAKSVENKPKNSRNKLSFNENRELEQIPAQLEALEAEQAKLQQSLLDPAIYRTDPLKAREMQARIEEIELLTLEKLERWEALENKKNL
- a CDS encoding PAS domain S-box protein, which produces MLLTLAWITVRDYHQAISEAQRSDQSLARALDENATRAFVSVEQAMQNVAEDLDRQGGVEKADEYLMHLLLKDKVRLTPQIRGIITIGPTGNIHSHGLEYPARKINLADRTYFQYHGLYNTTSPFISEPILSRTDGKWLIPLTRRINTPSGEFGGVLLSGMEPTYFLKFYESLSLPKGVSIQLLRSDGIVLVNYPFDESKLATNERTNNSLVFEQLRLKRHSTITQPTAQGGEQLLTFMVNQSQLPLIITIKHDLDVVLAPFHEQTLTRILVALGLMAVVSVLLYILLRQIRRVEDIEGRLFLTQHTVDESPDLTLWCDHSGLIRYSNKSLASLSGLSQQELLSQHFVDLFTEMNDHDWLEYWQKLQDQKQISIESPLQISSGEKLPMELTLSLIKYQREAYVCCTARDISLRRVAEQELRQHRDQLHEMVQERTAEIRTVLDASPLAIMLSMNGVVRLVNPAFELLFGFAGSDIIGTETHHIFHSPEKFDDIRQKIWSRIATGGVYRGETELYRRDHTPFWAMIYAKALVAGDMSKGMIAVIEDITSQRIAAQSLRQSERLNRTIIDQTADGFLLIDADHRIRDVNHSFTRLLGFSRETLIGLNPRSIWGDTCTPFFPQDLMDLALQEHTTMDIELADQHGLIRPFLINSGVVLDEQENIEYAYAFFTDIAQLKEIEKRLVDAKDAAENANMAKSSFLANMSHELRTPMHAILSFSEMGLAKTSKLELAEAQHLNRYYERINASGKRLLVLLNDLLDMSRLEANKMTYDKGKHSLQLIIRMAIAEMGSLLAGKQLQLEFNEGQEDISTIFDKARITQVIVNLLSNAIKFSPNGASIDIQINQVDLLDNGAPAISIEVRDHGPGIPESELETIFDKFIQSSRVRMGGGTGLGLAISRQIMLDHGGQISARNHPEGGAVFTILLPTAPV
- a CDS encoding peptide chain release factor 3, which produces MPDIRSEVARRRTFAIISHPDAGKTTLTEKLLYFSGTIQAAGTVKGKKGGKFATSDWMDIEKQRGISVASSVMQFDYRDHVVNLLDTPGHQDFSEDTYRVLTAVDSALMVIDAAKGVEAQTIKLLNVCRMRHTPIITFMNKYDREVRDNLELLDEVESVLEIRCAPITWPIGMGKTFRGVYSILSDEIIIFTPGQGPLDEVEIIKGIDNPRLDELFPLEIENTRMELELVRGASHPFDLEEFLAGTLTPVFFGSAINNFGIREILNALVDWAPQPSETHAIQRDVEPTEEKFSAFVFKIQANMDPKHRDRIAFLRVCSGEFTRGMKFKHLRLNREIAANSVVTFMAQGREQVEEAYAGDIIGLPNHGNIQIGDSFSEGELLSFTGIPYFAPEMFRIVRIKNPLKIKQLQKGLQQLGEEGAVQVFKPLNGGDLILGAVGVLQFEVVASRLLNEYGVEAMFESTPIYTARWVSCEDTKKLADFEKNLVNNLGRDAADSLAYLATSRVNLDLTMERWPELQFHATREHAVKL
- a CDS encoding D-amino acid dehydrogenase, producing MKVIVLGAGVIGVTTAWFLAQEGHDVTVIERAQEPARETSYANGGQISVCHAEPWANPKAPWKTLQWLGEEDAPLLFRLKLDWNQWRWGLRFLEQCTKAKAKSNLQNLVRLGLYSRDTLQAVRAQTGVVYDQRTEGILHYYTDPAEYEAAIPAAALMREVGLDRQVKTAAECLAIEPALAQSRYPIVGGTYTPSDESGDARQFTNELADRCTAMGVQFRYDCAIEALIREGDDVKAVRVRSEEEGVEHLQADQIVVCLGSYSPLYLQSLGITLDIYPAKGYSATIPVTDPEFAPTVSLTDDGYKLVFSRLGDRLRVAGTAEFNGYNLDLNEIRCKALIQRTSQIFPRGMDYDKAEFWTGLRPATPGNLPYIGQTRYPSLWLNTGHGTLGWTECCGSAKAIADLMAQRTPEVDYPFVKGI
- a CDS encoding ATP-binding protein; the encoded protein is MNLSLRPAVILAILLGLLLPATINGYLSIRTDLTTAEKNIRLDHERLVEILVLGMQEPLWNLAPESGKPLLDSVMSDPRVVRIVVNDASLGVFLSTNQPERRIGKLSSLSHLVSKQGNVIGNVTLELDDGIAKQAIERKQQQYLFAVFVQVCFSLGLILFLLNSRVLRPLEKLTQQSTELANDQLDRPFIWHREDEIGQLGSALEQTRQALRDMIGTLEQKNLQLEADLMSRKQIESALRVSEDRMRRLVESTRLIPWDARPEEWRFTYVGPQAEQLLNYPLSVWYSEGFLSSYLHPDDRHYAYPLFADVHEPGQVYEFECRLLAASGKEVWVQIMATCDLDPNGHPHLQGFLFDISQRKHTEIQLENYRHHLEDVVEDRSRELATSTHELEILTNILAQDLRTPLRTIDGFSQVLVDDYQDNLDSNARNYLQRIRGSINGMASRIDDLLMLQQFSRTEIRPQNIDISAMAHDIMDEITMLQPDRAREILIDDQMQADADPRLIRIALFNLLENAWKYSQTKEIIKISFGSTHVNGQMVYYIADEGIGFNMALAKNLFTPFYRLHSQSQYSGNGIGLTAAQRIISRHGGRIWAKSSPDEGTIFYFTLPAHLLHAA